The Streptomyces lienomycini sequence AGTGGAAGGACCTCGTCCGCTCCTCGCCGCTCACCAGGCACATGGAGCTGGTCGCCTGGCTCAAGACCGAGCACGGCCTGGGCCACGGCCACGCCAACGCACTCGTCGCCCACACCCTGGCCGAGGACACGGCGAAGAAGGGCTGAGGCGGGGCCGAGGAGGGACGGGAGCGGGGGGAAGCAGGTCCGGGGAGGGACGGGGGCGGGGGATCGGGGCGGAGGTACGGCGAAGGGGGATCAGGACGCCCCGGCACCGCTCCCGGCGGCTCCGTACTACGCGTCCTGCGCGTCCTCCGTGTCCCTCGTGTCCCCCGTGTCCGTCTCGTCCGCCAGCGCCGCGTCCAGGCGGGCACGGGCGCCGTCCAGCCGGCGGCGGCAGACCTTCGCCAGCTCCTCGCCCCGCTCCCACAGGGCGAGGGACTCCTCCAGCGTCGTACCGCCGGCCTCCAGCCGCCGGACGACCTCGATCAGCTCGTCCCGCGCCTGCTCGTACCCGAGCGCCTCGGACATCGCCGTCGGCTGCTCCACCTCGCTGGTCATCCACCCACCCTATGCGTCGACTCGTACGGAGAAATCACCCTCGGACACCCGAGCGCGCAGCGTCTCGCCCGGCTCCACCTCGCCGGGGTCGCGGACCGCGTGGCCGTCGGCCCGCTGGAGCACGGCGTACCCGCGCTTGAGGGTCGCGGCGGGGGAGAGGGCCACCACGCGCGCGTGCGTGTGCGTCAGCTCGGAGTCGGCCCGGTCGAGGTGGTGCCGCAGCGAGCGGCGCCCCCGGTCGAGGAGGGCCGTCACCTGTTCGGCCCGCTCCTCGATCATCCGGTGCGGATCCTGTATCGACGGCCGGGCCAGCGCGTGGGCCAGCCCCCGCTCCTCGCGGTCGACGAACGCCGCCACGCACCGCCGCGCCCGGTCCCGCAGCAGCCGTACCCGCTCGTACTCCTCGCCGACGTCCGGTACCACCTTCTTCGCGGCGTCGGTCGGCGTGGAGGCGCGCAGGTCGGCGACCAGGTCGAGGAGCGGGCTGTCCGGCTCGTGCCCGATCGCCGAGACGACCGGCGTACGGCAGGCGGCGACCGCCCGCACCAGCTGCTCGTCGGAGAACGGCAGCAGGTCCTCCACGCTGCCGCCGCCGCGCGCGACGACGATCACGTCCACGTCGTCCCGCGCGTCCAGCTCCTTCACCGCCCGCACCACCTGCGGCACCGCGTGCACACCCTGCACCGGCACGTTGCGCACCTCGAAGCGGACGGCGGGCCAGCGGTGCCGGGCGTTCTCCAGCACGTCCCGCTCGGCCGCCGACGCCCGCCCGCACACCAGCCCGATCAGCCGCGGCAGGAACGGCAGCGGCCTCTTGCGCTCCGCCGCGAACAGCCCCTCGCGCGCGAGGGCCTTCTTCAGCTGCTCCAGCCGCGCCAGCAGCTCCCCGACACCCACCGGCTTGATCTCGGCCGCCCGCAGCGACAGCTGCCCCCGTGGCGCATACCACTCCGGCTTGGCGTGCACGACCACCCGCGCGCCCTCGCCCACCACGTCCGCCACCGCGTCGAACACCTGCCGGTAGCAGGTCACGCTCACGGAGATGTCGTACGACGGGTCGCGCAGCGTCAGGAACACCACACCGGCGCCCGGACGCCGCGACAACTGCGTGATCTGCCCCTCGACCCAGACCGCGCCGAGCCGGTCGATCCAGCCGCCGATCAGCCGGGACACCTCCCCCACGGGCAGGGGACTTTCGGGAGTCGAGTTGGCAGCCATGCGCCCGAGCGTAACGGCCGGGTCCGACAATCCGCCCCGTCGAGCCCGGGCGGCCTCACACCCCCGCCGGGTCCGTCTCCCGCCGCCCCCTCCACTGCACCGCCAGCACCACCAGACCCACCGCCAGCCAGATCGCCCCGACCACCTGCGCGGCCCCCGACGCCTCCACGATCACCGCGATCGTGATCGCCGCACCGAGCACCGGCACCAGCAGATGCCGCCACCAGCTCACCGCGCCCGCGCCGCGCCGGACCGCGAACCAGCCCACCACGCTCGCGTGCAGCAGCGTGAACGCGGTCAGCGCGCCGACGTCGACCACCGAGACCAGATGGTCGAGACCGTCGTCCCGGCGGGCCGCCCACACCGCCGCCGCCATGGTGATCACCGCCGACACCAGCAGCGCCACCCGCGGCACCCCGGCGTCCGTCCGCGACAGCACCTTCGGCAGCCTCCGGTCGCGGCCCATCGCGAACAGCAGCCGCCCGGCCGCCGCCTGCCCGGCCAGCGCCGCGAACGCCGCGCCGATCGCCTTGCTCACCGCCACCAGGTCGTGCAGCCACGTGCCCACCGACGTGTCCACGGCGTCGTAGAACGCCGACCCCTGCCGCTCCGGCTCCGCCGCCAGCTGAGCCGAGGACACCGGTTCGAGGAGCGCCACCAGGTACGTCTGCGCCACGAACAGCACACCGGCCAGCGCCAGGCAGAACAGCAGCGCACGCGCGACCTTCGCCGACCCTCCGGTGACCTCCTCCGCGAACGTGGCGATCGCGTCGAAGCCCAGGTACGACAGCACCGCCACCGACACCGCGCCGACCACCGCCGACAGCGCGAACGCCCCCTGCGTGCCGTCCCCGGACAGCGGCGACAGCCAGTCGCGCGCGGCCCCGTCCCGTGCCAGCACCACGATCGCCGCGACCACGAACACGATCAGTACGACGATCTCCATGGCGAGCACCAGGAAGCCCACCCGGGCAGCCGTACGCACCCCCCACAGGTTGAGCAGCGTCGTGACGACCACCGCGATCGCCGTCCACACCCACCGCGACACCTCGGGGACCAGCGCCTCCATGGCGATGCCGGAGAACAGATACGCCACCGCCGGGATCAGGACGTAGTCCAGCATCGCCATCCAGCCGGCGATGAACCCGGCCCCGTTGCCGAGCCCCGCACGCGCGTACGCGAACACCGACCCCGCCTGGGGGACCACCCGCACCATCTGGGCGTAGCTGAACGCGGTGAACGCCATCGCGACCGTGGCCACGATGTAGACGAGGGCCACCGCGCCGTGCGACTTGGCGTCCAGCGTGCCGAACACGCCGACCGGCGCCATGGGCGCGATGAACAGCAGCCCGTAGACGACCAGGTCCCTGAAGCCCAGGCTGCGCCTCAGCTGCTGTTCCGCACCGGCCCCCGGGGCAGCCGTCGCACCGGTCTGCCCCTTGTGACCGTCATGACCGTTCTGCGACATCGTTCCTCCGCGGACGCCTCGGACTCCGTCTCCAAACGTTCCCGCCAGTCTCCCCGGCAACGCCGCACCGCCGCGATCTTTGACCCGCCGAACGCGGCCTTACGATGGGTGCCATGACTGCTTCGCCTGGCCGCCGTGTCCTGCTCGCCGCCCCCCGTGGCTACTGCGCGGGTGTGGACCGCGCCGTGATCGCCGTCGAGAAAGCCCTGGAGCAGTACGGGGCTCCGGTGTACGTCCGGCACGAGATCGTCCACAACAAGTACGTCGTCCAGACCCTGGAGAAGAAGGGCGCGATCTTCGTCGAGCGGACGGAGGAGGTCCCCGAGGGCAACATCGTGATGTTCTCCGCGCACGGCGTGGCCCCCGTCGTCCACGAGGAGGCCGAGCGCGGGAAGCTCGCCACCATCGACGCCACCTGCCCGCTCGTCACCAAGGTCCACAAGGAAGCCGTCCGCTTCGCGAACGACGACTACGACATCCTGCTCATCGGCCACGAGGGCCACGAGGAGGTCATCGGCACCTCCGGCGAGGCCCCCGACCACATCCAGCTCGTCGACGGCCCCGAGGACGCGGCGAAGGTCGAGGTCCGCGACCCGTCGAAGGTCGTCTGGCTCTCCCAGACCACCCTCTCCGTCGACGAGACCATGGAGACCGTCGACGCACTCAAGGACAAGTTCCCGCAGCTCATCTCCCCGCCGAGCGACGACATCTGCTACGCCACGCAGAACCGCCAGCTCGCGGTGAAGCAGATGGGCGCCGATGCCGACCTGGTGATCGTCGTCGGCTCCCGCAACTCCTCCAACTCCAAGCGGCTCGTCGAGGTCGCCAAGCAGGCCGGCTCCCGCGCGGCGTACCTGGTGGACTTCGCCGACGAGATCGACGAGACCTGGCTGGACGGCGTCACCACGGTCGGCGTCACCTCCGGCGCCTCCGTCCCGGACGTGCTGGTCGAGCAGGTCCTGGAATGGCTGTCGCAGCGCGGCTTCGAGGACGTGGAGATCGTCAAGGCCGCCGAGGAGTCGATCATCTTCTCGCTGCCCAAGGAGCTGCGCCGCGACCTGCGCGAGGAGGCGGCGTCCCTGGTGGCGGAGCGCGGCGGCTCGGGCGCCGCGGGTACCGCCGGAGCGTGACTGTCAGTCGTCCGTCGTAACGTAGGGCCATGCAGATCTTCGGCGTGGACATCGGCGGATCCGGGATCAAGGGCGCCCCTGTGGACCTCGACAGGGGCGACCTGGCCCAGGAGCGCTGCAAGGTGCTGACCCCGCACCCGGCGACCCCCGACGGCGTGGCCGACGGGGTCAGGCAGGTCGTGGAGCACTTCGGCTGGTCCGGCCCGGTCGGCCTGACCTTCCCGGGCGTGGTGACCGGCGGCGCCACGGTGCGCACCGCGGCCAACGTCGACAAGAGCTGGGTCGACACCGACGCGCGCGCCCTGTTCGGCGAGCGGCTGGGCGGCCTGGACGTGACGGTCGTCAACGACGCGGACGCGGCGGGCGTCGCCGAGATGCACTTCGGGGCCGGCCGCGGCCGCAAGGGCACCGTCATCCTGCTCACCTTCGGCACCGGCATCGGCAGCGCGGTGTTCACCGACGGCGTCCTGATCCCCAACACCGAACTGGGGCACCTGGAGCTGGACGGCCACGACGCGGAGAAGCGGGCCTCCAGCAAGGTCAAGGACGACCACGACATGTCGTGGGAGCACTGGGCCCACCGCGTCCAGAAGTACCTGGCCCACGTCGAGATGCTGTTCTCGCCCGAGCTGTTCGTCATCGGCGGCGGAGTGAGCCGCAAGTCCCACAAGTTCCTGCACTACATCGAGGGCATACGGGCGGAGATCGTCCCCGCCCAGCTCCAGAACAACGCGGGCATCGTGGGGGCGGCGATGCACGCGGCGGGCTGAGCGGGGGCCGTCACAGGCCGGGGTCGGCATCGGGCGGCGCATCGTCACGGCGCTTCGTCACGGCGCTTCGTCACGCATGAGCCCGGTGCCGGGCCGTGCCTTGTCACGCCTGCCTCCCCCCGGTGCCGGGCGGCGCTTCGTCACACCTGGGGCCGGTTGCGGGTGGCGGCCCGTCGCCGCATCAGCCGGATCCGGCGGACGATCACGGTCGAGCCCGCGACCAGCGTCCCGCCGTACAGCCACCCGGCCTCGGTGGCCAGCGCCGTCACGAGCCCCATCAGCCGGCCGCCGAGACCGTCCCCGCTCTCCGCCACCGTCACCAGCCCCACGGCGAAGGCGATCGGCACGACGACGGGGGCGGTCAGCAGGTCGCCCCTGCGCACCCAGAGCGCCGTCAGCAGGCTCACCGGCACGAACAGCACGCCGTACACGGTCAGGGACGCGCCGAACAGTAGCTCGTCCAGGAAGCCCAGGACGAGCATCACGGCCGCGCAGAACAGGCCGCTGCCCAGACCCGTCAGCCGCGGGTTGGGCATCGCCCGCAGGGCGCGCACCACCCCGGCCGCCGGCGAACCGGGCCCCGGAGCAGGACGCGCCGGTTCCGCGCGCTGTCCCACCGGCCGCCCGCCCCGCCCCACCGGCGGCCGCGCGGCGGCGGTACCGCCCCGTCCCTGTGCGGGCAGCGGCGCCCGGCTTCGTCGCGGTCCGTACTGCGCAGGTCGCGTCCCGTATTGCTCCACCGGACCAACTTAGGTCGGTTTATGTGCCGAATAGCCCGTCAGACACGCCGTCGGCCGGACCTTGGCCAAGCGTTCGACTCCGCGCGGGCCGACTACCGGCCACCCCGTAGACTGGTGGATCGGCCCAGCATGGCCCCGCCCGACCCCTTCGCACCCCATCCCATCCCTCCGCATCCTCACGTACGGGAAGTCGCAACGTGTCGCTCACGATCGGAATCGTCGGTCTGCCGAATGTCGGCAAGTCGACCCTTTTCAACGCCCTGACCAAGAACGACGTGCTCGCGGCCAACTACCCGTTCGCCACGATCGAGCCCAACGTCGGCGTCGTGGGCGTCCCCGACCCCCGCCTGACGAAACTGGCCGAGATCTTCTCCTCGGAGAAGGTCCTCCCGGCCACGGTCGACTTCGTCGACATCGCGGGCATCGTGCGCGGCGCGAGCGAGGGCGAGGGCCTGGGCAACAAGTTCCTGGCCAACATCCGCGAGTCCGACGCGATCTGCCAGGTCATCCGCGCCTTCAAGGACGAGAACGTCGTGCACGTCGACGGCAAGGTCTCGCCCAAGGACGACATCGAGACGATCAACACCGAGCTGATCCTCGCCGACCTCCAGACCATCGAGAAGGTCCTCCCGCGCCTCCAGAAGGAGTCCCGGATCAAGAAGGACGTCGCCCCGAAGGTCAAGGCGGTCGAGGAGGCCAAGGAGATCCTGGAGAAGGGCGACACCCTCTCCTCCCAGGGCATCCTCCAGGGCACCGAGCGCGCGGAGCTCCTCCACGACCTCCACCTCCTCACGACGAAGCCCTTCCTCTACGTCTTCAACGTCGACGAGGACGAGCTGACCGACGACGACTTCAAGGACCGGCAGCGCGCCCTCGTCGCCCCCGCCGAGGCGATCTTCCTCAACGCCAAGCTGGAGGCCGACCTCGCCGAGCTGGACGAGGACGAGGCCCTCGAACTCCTCCAGTCCGTCGGCCAGGACGAGCCCGGCCTCGCCACCCTCGCCCACGTCGGCTTCCGCACCCTCGGCCTGCAGACCTACCTCACGGCAGGCCCCAAGGAATCCCGCGCCTGGACCATCAAGAAGGGCGCCACCGCTCCCGAGGCCGCCGGTGTCATCCACACCGACTTCCAGAAGGGCTTCATCAAGGCCGAGGTCATCTCCTACGACGACCTGGTCGCCACCGGCTCGGTGCCGGAGGCCCGCGCCAAGGGCAAGGCGCGCATGGAGGGCAAGGACTACGTGATGCAGGACGGGGACGTGGTGGAGTTCCGCTTCAACGTGTAGCGGCTGACCTGTCACCGCGTCGCTGATCCAGCGAACGTGCAGTGCGGAAAGGGCCTGACTCTCCGGGGTCGGGCCCTTGTCCGTGGCGCGTTTCCTACTCGTTTGACACAATCGGAGTATGGCTGAGACGACGTACAGCATCGGGGAAGGCCCGGCGACACGGGTGAGCCTGTCGCTGCCGGAGGGGACAGCGGAGGCGATCCGGGCGCGGGTGGGGAAGCGGGAGTTCTCCGCGTTCATCGCGGAGGCGGTCGAGCGTGAGCTGCGCGGGCAGGTCCTGGACGAGTACCTGGCGGACTACGAGAGCCGCAAGGGGCCGGTCTCCGAGCCGGCTCGTCGGCGGGCGCGGCAGGTGTTCGACGAGGTGTTCGCCGAGGGGGCCGAGTGGCCCGCCGCAGGCTGAGTCACGAGGGGACGCTGGTCCTCGACAGCGAGGGACTCTCGAAACTGCTCGCCGACGACGAGCCGGTGGTGGCTCTGATCGCTGAAGCGCGCTCGCGCGGCATGGAGGTCGTGATCAGTGCGCTCACCCTCATCGAAGCCGTCCACGTCCGTACGAACAAGTCCCGCTTGAACTGGGTGCTTTCCGGGCTGCGGGTCGTTCCGGTAGGTGACGAGGAGGCGAGGGCCGCGTCGGAGTTGCTGATGGGTGCCGGGTTGCACGGACACAAGTACGCGATCGATGCGGCCGTCGCCGAGGCCGCGCTGCGACAGCACCGCCCCCTGGTCATGCTGACCTCCGATACTGACGACATGGCCAAGCTGTGCGGCGAGCGGGTCCGGCTGGTCGCGGTGTGAGTTCTCCTGGTCCGGTTTCTGTCCTTCTCAGAGGGCGTTAAGTCCCGTTCCTGATGATGTGGTGTCGCCCGTTCGTGGGTGATGGGACAGTTCCGTCCTCGTGTCATGGCGTGTACATGATGGGGTCGTGGGCATGGAACGGACGCCGTACGCAACCGACTTGTCCGACGAGCAGTGGGCGTTGATCGAGCCGCTGGTCACCGCGTGGAAGCAGGAGCGGGTGGCGCGGTCGGCGACCGGAGACCCGGGCTCCTGCGCCCTGCGCGAGGTCGTGAACGCGCTGCTTTACCAGAACCGGACGGGCTGTCAGTGGCGGCTTCTGCCGCACGACTTCCCGGCCTGGTCGGCAGTGTTCTACTACTT is a genomic window containing:
- a CDS encoding DUF4287 domain-containing protein, encoding MTAAVKGPASYFPSIEKKYGRPIAEWKDLVRSSPLTRHMELVAWLKTEHGLGHGHANALVAHTLAEDTAKKG
- the ychF gene encoding redox-regulated ATPase YchF produces the protein MSLTIGIVGLPNVGKSTLFNALTKNDVLAANYPFATIEPNVGVVGVPDPRLTKLAEIFSSEKVLPATVDFVDIAGIVRGASEGEGLGNKFLANIRESDAICQVIRAFKDENVVHVDGKVSPKDDIETINTELILADLQTIEKVLPRLQKESRIKKDVAPKVKAVEEAKEILEKGDTLSSQGILQGTERAELLHDLHLLTTKPFLYVFNVDEDELTDDDFKDRQRALVAPAEAIFLNAKLEADLAELDEDEALELLQSVGQDEPGLATLAHVGFRTLGLQTYLTAGPKESRAWTIKKGATAPEAAGVIHTDFQKGFIKAEVISYDDLVATGSVPEARAKGKARMEGKDYVMQDGDVVEFRFNV
- a CDS encoding DUF6542 domain-containing protein → MEQYGTRPAQYGPRRSRAPLPAQGRGGTAAARPPVGRGGRPVGQRAEPARPAPGPGSPAAGVVRALRAMPNPRLTGLGSGLFCAAVMLVLGFLDELLFGASLTVYGVLFVPVSLLTALWVRRGDLLTAPVVVPIAFAVGLVTVAESGDGLGGRLMGLVTALATEAGWLYGGTLVAGSTVIVRRIRLMRRRAATRNRPQV
- the ppgK gene encoding polyphosphate--glucose phosphotransferase, with product MQIFGVDIGGSGIKGAPVDLDRGDLAQERCKVLTPHPATPDGVADGVRQVVEHFGWSGPVGLTFPGVVTGGATVRTAANVDKSWVDTDARALFGERLGGLDVTVVNDADAAGVAEMHFGAGRGRKGTVILLTFGTGIGSAVFTDGVLIPNTELGHLELDGHDAEKRASSKVKDDHDMSWEHWAHRVQKYLAHVEMLFSPELFVIGGGVSRKSHKFLHYIEGIRAEIVPAQLQNNAGIVGAAMHAAG
- a CDS encoding 4-hydroxy-3-methylbut-2-enyl diphosphate reductase, with the protein product MGAMTASPGRRVLLAAPRGYCAGVDRAVIAVEKALEQYGAPVYVRHEIVHNKYVVQTLEKKGAIFVERTEEVPEGNIVMFSAHGVAPVVHEEAERGKLATIDATCPLVTKVHKEAVRFANDDYDILLIGHEGHEEVIGTSGEAPDHIQLVDGPEDAAKVEVRDPSKVVWLSQTTLSVDETMETVDALKDKFPQLISPPSDDICYATQNRQLAVKQMGADADLVIVVGSRNSSNSKRLVEVAKQAGSRAAYLVDFADEIDETWLDGVTTVGVTSGASVPDVLVEQVLEWLSQRGFEDVEIVKAAEESIIFSLPKELRRDLREEAASLVAERGGSGAAGTAGA
- a CDS encoding exodeoxyribonuclease VII small subunit; this translates as MTSEVEQPTAMSEALGYEQARDELIEVVRRLEAGGTTLEESLALWERGEELAKVCRRRLDGARARLDAALADETDTGDTRDTEDAQDA
- a CDS encoding PIN domain-containing protein, encoding MARRRLSHEGTLVLDSEGLSKLLADDEPVVALIAEARSRGMEVVISALTLIEAVHVRTNKSRLNWVLSGLRVVPVGDEEARAASELLMGAGLHGHKYAIDAAVAEAALRQHRPLVMLTSDTDDMAKLCGERVRLVAV
- a CDS encoding APC family permease; the encoded protein is MSQNGHDGHKGQTGATAAPGAGAEQQLRRSLGFRDLVVYGLLFIAPMAPVGVFGTLDAKSHGAVALVYIVATVAMAFTAFSYAQMVRVVPQAGSVFAYARAGLGNGAGFIAGWMAMLDYVLIPAVAYLFSGIAMEALVPEVSRWVWTAIAVVVTTLLNLWGVRTAARVGFLVLAMEIVVLIVFVVAAIVVLARDGAARDWLSPLSGDGTQGAFALSAVVGAVSVAVLSYLGFDAIATFAEEVTGGSAKVARALLFCLALAGVLFVAQTYLVALLEPVSSAQLAAEPERQGSAFYDAVDTSVGTWLHDLVAVSKAIGAAFAALAGQAAAGRLLFAMGRDRRLPKVLSRTDAGVPRVALLVSAVITMAAAVWAARRDDGLDHLVSVVDVGALTAFTLLHASVVGWFAVRRGAGAVSWWRHLLVPVLGAAITIAVIVEASGAAQVVGAIWLAVGLVVLAVQWRGRRETDPAGV
- the xseA gene encoding exodeoxyribonuclease VII large subunit, with protein sequence MAANSTPESPLPVGEVSRLIGGWIDRLGAVWVEGQITQLSRRPGAGVVFLTLRDPSYDISVSVTCYRQVFDAVADVVGEGARVVVHAKPEWYAPRGQLSLRAAEIKPVGVGELLARLEQLKKALAREGLFAAERKRPLPFLPRLIGLVCGRASAAERDVLENARHRWPAVRFEVRNVPVQGVHAVPQVVRAVKELDARDDVDVIVVARGGGSVEDLLPFSDEQLVRAVAACRTPVVSAIGHEPDSPLLDLVADLRASTPTDAAKKVVPDVGEEYERVRLLRDRARRCVAAFVDREERGLAHALARPSIQDPHRMIEERAEQVTALLDRGRRSLRHHLDRADSELTHTHARVVALSPAATLKRGYAVLQRADGHAVRDPGEVEPGETLRARVSEGDFSVRVDA